One part of the Quercus lobata isolate SW786 chromosome 7, ValleyOak3.0 Primary Assembly, whole genome shotgun sequence genome encodes these proteins:
- the LOC115953425 gene encoding dirigent protein 22-like, which translates to MAKTLSKPTSIFFMLFTIFFFSTYVIADEAPVFSKNLPPSSLGLEQKKLSHLHFYFQEIVRGPKPTAVRVAQANTTNTSPTGFGAVVVIDDPLTLLPENTSKVVGQAQGTYTFASQSESALLMVMNFAFTEGEYNGSTLSLLGRNTVSPSVREMPIVGGSGVFRFARGYAQAKTYTFDNKTGDTVVEYNVYVLHH; encoded by the coding sequence ATGGCCAAAACCCTCTCAAAACCCACATCCATTTTCTTCATGCTCTTcaccattttcttcttctcaacctATGTCATCGCAGATGAAGCACCCGTTTTCTCCAAAAATTTACCTCCTTCATCACTTGGACTTGAGCAAAAGAAGCTAAGCCACCTCCACTTCTACTTCCAAGAAATTGTTCGTGGCCCCAAACCTACTGCTGTACGAGTAGCACAAGCTAACACGACAAACACATCCCCAACGGGGTTTGGAGCTGTGGTGGTGATCGATGACCCGCTGACTCTCCTCCCAGAAAATACCTCCAAAGTTGTTGGACAAGCACAAGGAACTTATACCTTCGCGTCGCAAAGTGAATCAGCATTGTTGATGGTTATGAACTTTGCTTTCACAGAGGGAGAGTATAACGGTAGTACTCTTAGTTTGTTAGGGAGAAACACTGTATCCCCGTCCGTCAGGGAGATGCCGATCGTTGGTGGGAGTGGTGTTTTCCGGTTTGCTCGTGGGTATGCTCAGGCCAAGACTTACACGTTTGATAACAAAACTGGGGACACTGTTGTGGAGTATAATGTCTATGTCTTACATCATTGA